From a single Penaeus vannamei isolate JL-2024 chromosome 25, ASM4276789v1, whole genome shotgun sequence genomic region:
- the LOC113813831 gene encoding muscle-specific protein 300 kDa — MTFWQENYGFVKDVYDFRLQKYQEWMDNLEAIVSKVMAPNVQYTYKEFKNIQDSLTSLTRDLEKEGMKEWLDMMLEKVSMRVSDDTVVSSKDKEFKATEKKKLQALIDRHDKLMPPTQETQAKVDVYARCYAYGDDISQTLKTLEEMRHLSVKEIHPHNMNMVEEQIEKADKVIATVESQREQYEELLKRGKKLLQNPNKAPFLTELIEKMENTWKEANEKSKERHTMLCNSAKDWEKYDEMRSAINGPIEKLETEFKRYRKFYDPVMGARKLAQKLEIWEEEKKKADEMLETIKKCYQTIIVLAGDDKKEFLDKEVADVEEKRTIIEKCKAKLDKLFEYNEKLTKTVNHAKELKDWATPVNAKLEEITTSADLSPEDRVREILILQEQAQVKFPEVEPLNKEYKALLTEEDLEKSETAKNTKATWDEYRQYITEVCEAVEKEAGSISQDQRFYADYLCGVKEFKPWMESAESHIKEPLPKPSNLAECLALLGDCQNFDTLCADNKAKLDDAGKARESMEKQSNTENEVVALGGRWDEVKKAAADRVEKVQVLVNTWQDLQKTTDELTSKMSDIPNTEDPKIEELEKVFASMKELFAKKKELLTTV; from the exons TCCCTGACCCGCGATCTCGAGAAGGAAGGCATGAAGGAATGGCTCGACATGATGCTGGAGAAGGTGTCGATGCGAGTGTCCGACGACACCGTGGTCAGCTCCAAGGACAAGGAGTTCAAGGCCACGGAGAAGAAGAAGCTCCAGGCTCTCATCGACCGCCACGACAAGCTCATGCCCCCCACGCAGGAGACGCAGGCGAAGGTGGACGTGTACGCGAGGTGCTACGCCTACGGTGACGACATCAGCCAGACCCTGAAGACGCTGGAGGAGATGCGTCACCTGTCCGTCAAGGAGATCCATCCCCACAACATGAACATGGTGGAGGAGCAGATCGAGAAGGCTGATAAG gTCATCGCCACCGTGGAGTCCCAGCGGGAACAGTACGAGGAGCTCCTCAAGCGTGGCAAGAAGCTGCTCCAGAACCCCAACAAGGCTCCTTTCCTCACCGAGCTCATTGAGAAGATGGAGAACACGTGGAAGGAGGCCAACGAGAAGTCCAAGGAGAGGCACACCATGCTCTGCA ACTCCGCCAAGGACTGGGAGAAGTACGACGAGATGCGCTCCGCCATCAACGGCCCCATCGAGAAGCTGGAAACCGAGTTCAAACGCTACAGGAAATTCTACGACCCCGTCATGGGCGCCAGGAAGCTCGCCCAGAAGCTCGAGatctgggaggaggagaagaagaaggccgaCGAGATGTTGGAGACCATCAAGAAGTGCTACCAGACCATCATCGTCCTCGCTGGTGACGACAAGAAGGAATTCCTGGACAAGGAG gtcGCCGACGTCGAGGAGAAGCGCACCATCATCGAGAAGTGCAAGGCCAAGCTCGACAAGCTCTTCGAGTACAACGAGAAGCTCACCAAGACCGTGAACCACGCCAAGGAGCTCAAGGACTGGGCCACCCCCGTGAACGCCAAGCTCGAGGAAATCACGACCTCAGCCGACCTCAGCCCCGAGGACCGCGTGAGGGAGATCCTCATCCTCCAGGAGCAGGCCCAGGTCAAGTTCCCCGAGGTCGAGCCCCTGAACAAGGAATACAAGGCCCTTCTCACAG AGGAGGACCTGGAGAAGTCCGAGACCGCCAAGAACACCAAGGCCACCTGGGACGAGTACAGGCAGTACATCACCGAGGTCTGCGAGGCCGTGGAGAAGGAGGCCGGCTCGATCTCACAGGACCAGCGCTTCTACGCCGATTACCTGTGCGGCGTCAAGGAGTTCAAACCCTGGATGGAGTCTGCCGAATCCCACATCAAGGAGCCCCTGCCCAAGCCCAGCAACCTCGCCGAGTGCTTGGCGCTGCTCGGTGACTGCCAG aACTTCGACACCCTCTGCGCCGACAACAAGGCAAAGCTCGACGATGCCGGCAAGGCCCGCGAATCCATGGAGAAGCAGAGCAACACCGAGAACGAGGTCGTTGCTCTCGGTGGCCGCTGGGATGAGGTCAAGAAGGCTGCCGCTGACCGCGTCGAGAAG GTCCAAGTTCTGGTCAACACCTGGCAGGACCTGCAGAAGACCACAGACGAGCTGACCTCCAAGATGAGCGACATCCCCAACACCGAAGACCCCAAGATCGAGGAGCTGGAGAAGGTGTTTGCCTCCATGAAGGAGCTGTTCGCCAAGAAGAAGGAACTCCTGACAACCGTTTAA